TAACCACTTCGTTCTTCTGAAGCGACTCATATTGCTTTCTGCTGTATAGTCCGGCTTTTTCGAGAACATTGAACAGCTTGAGATCGTTCTTTACTCTCATCCTTGTAATTTGCAGATATCCGATTTGTGTAATGGCAGCGGCAATGACAACGACGGTGAACAGCAAGACAATCGCGATATACATACTCAGATGATTTTCCTCCTTCTTCCGTACTGTACAAGGGGGGCCGTAACATGCATATTGACGGAAGCCTCCCGAATCCATCAATATAGATACATCTAGGTTCTAAGATGCAGATGGATGACCAGGACACGGATTAAATGTTCGCTATACTCTTTTATACACGCACATAGTATCACCGGAAACAGCCCATACAAGTCAGTTTTTTTGCAAGGAGGTGCGAAAGCCATGTATGTTTGCGAGGGAATCATTCCGGAAATAAATGGCGGGCGAATACGGCTGCGAAGGATGGAGGCGGATGATGCGGAAGCGATGCTGCGCTGTTGGTCCGATCCGAAGACGAGCGCTTTTCTGGATTTGCCTGCCATGCATTCGGCTGAGGATGCAAAGGCATTGATTCATTGGCTGCATCTGCTTGCGGAGCAGGACGAAGCCATCCGCTGGGGCATCGAAGTCATCGACACCGGCCAATTGATCGGCAGCTGCGGGTTTAATATTTGGCAGCTGGAGGGCGCATTCAAGGGCGAGTTCGGCTGTGAGCTCACAAGCGCTTATTGGGGGCAGGGCTTCATGTCGGAGGCGGCCGAAATGGTTGCGGCATTTGGGTACACATCCATGGGACTAAACCGGATTGAAGCTTTTGTTGATCCGAGAAATGAACGGGCATGTCGATGGTTTACGGGGATCGGCTATACGCGCGAAGGACTATTGCGGGATTATCGCCATACGCCAAGCGGTTATGTGGATGCCGTCGTTTTTTCGCGATTAAGAAAAGATTGCCGATAGAGAGGCAGGAGTTGTAATATGCTGATTCAATATGAGAAGGGGAACGCGCTTCTTCATCGATATGATCCATTAAGCAAGCTGGTGATATTATTTTGTACCGCTGTGATAGCCATGCTGCTTGACCAGGCCTGGCAGCAGGCAGTATTCCTCCTGCTATGCATCGGACAAGCCCGACTTGCTGGCCGGGTATCAGGCAAACGGCTGCTGGGTGGGATCCGGCTGATTGCGATGGTTGCGGTGCCCTATTTCATTCTGACCAGCCTGACGGTCAAAGGAGAGACGGTATGGCTGCAGTGGGGACCCATCTCCCTGACGGTGGAGGCGTTAAACGCTGCGGGCGCCATGACGCTCCGGATGTTTACCTTGTTTCTAACCTCGATGGCTTATATCTTGACGACAGATCCGAGAGAACTGGTAGCTGAATTAACCCGACGTCTTCGAATCCCTTATCGGTTTGCGTTTGGCATATCTGCTGCGCTAACCTTCATCCCGCTGTTGGAGGAAGAGGGAACTCATATTCTGGCTGCCCAGCAAGTAAGGGGCCATCGACCTCCCAGGGGCCTCGGTAACCGAGTGCGCTACGGCTTGAAGTTTGTATCGGCTGTACTGCTCAATGCACTGCGGCGTGTGCAACAAACGGCGGGTGCCATGGAATCCAAGGGCTTTGGCGCGTATCCGGACCGAACGTACCGCACGGAGGTTAACATTCCATCTTGGGCGGTCATATCGGCTGTCATGTATATACTGGCAACGGTTTTCGTGTGGTGGATTGTCTAAATTGTTAACCAATAACAATAAAAATTAGGTTGACGTTAAGGGCTGAAGCATGCAAAATATGAAATGAAGCATTCGAAAGCGCTAGTACAGCCGCCCATGGCTGGAAATAAGGAGGACTACATTTGAATTCATCATCATCCCCAAAAAAATGGTTTGCTTTTACGACGCAGGAAATTATTCTGATGGCGATGCTCGCTGCCGTCAATGCTGTTCTAACTGTATACATAGGGCCGGTTAACAAGCTGCTGAACAGTCTTGGCGGACCCATCGCAACCTCGACGACGACGGGCATCTACATGGTATATGGGCTCTTGGCCTATTACATCATTCGTAAACCGGGAACGGCGGTTGTTACGTTTGCGATCGGCGGCACAATACAGGCTCTGACAGGCACGGTATACGGCATCGCTTCGTGTTTTGTGGCCGCAGGCTGCTATATGATCGTGGCAGAGACGATTTTTGCCATCTACCGCCACAAAAAGTGGAGTGCCGGCGTGCTCATGCTGGTTGGCGGCGCGATGGTACCGTTATGGTTCCTATTCGCGGCCAATATGTTCGGATATACGTCCTGGCCGCTTGAAGTGCTTGGCATCGCGCTGGTTGTGCGCATTCTGAGCGGCGTGCTTCTCTGCGGTCTGTTAACCAAAGTGTTAGGAGAGGCGTTAGTGAAGACAGGCCTGCTTCGCCGGTTTGCCGTCGCCGTGAAGGGATAGTTCCATGTCGGGAACAACGGTAACATGCCGGGAACTCGGGTTTATCTATGATGGAGAAGAGCGCCCGGTTATACAGGATCTCCATCTAGAGATCGAGCAGAACGGGTGGGTCGCTATCCTTGGGGCAAGCGGCAGCGGGAAGTCGACGCTTTGCCAGCTGCTGTGCGGCCTTCTTCCACGGAGCGGCGGAGGTACAAGAACAGGGGAAGTGCTGCTGGATGGCATTGATCCTGCAGCGGCGCCGATTGCCGACGTGGCTGAGGCGGTAGGGGTATTGTTTCAGGATCCGGATGCGCAGCTCGTTCAAGGCATCGTAGAGGACGAGGCGGCCTTCGGTCCTGAAAATATGCGGGTTTCACCCGCGGAGATCGAGGAGCGGGTGGTGCGCTCCCTTACGGCGGTCGAGTTGCTGGAGCGCCGGATGGATCCGGTGCGCAGCCTGTCCGGCGGACAGCGGCAGCGGACGGCCATTGCCGCGGTGCTGGCGCTGCGCCCGCGGCTCTTCGTCTTCGACGACGCCTGCGCCAGCCTGGATGCCGCGGCGCAGGCGAACTTCCTGCAGCTGTGCCATAAGCTGCAGGCGGAGGGCCGGACGCTTGTCACCGCGTCCGGCCGCTTTGACGATGTCGCGCGCGCCGCGCAGCGCGTCATCGTCCTGGATGGCGGGACCGTCGTGCTTGACGGTCCGCCGGAGGAGCTGCTGCACCGCTGCGGGGAGCAGCTGGTGCAGCTGGGCTTGCTGCCTCGGCCCGCAGGCGAGGCAGCGGGTGCGTCCGCCGGAGACAAGCCTGTCCCGGCGGCGACTCCCCCGCAATTGGCTGCGCGCCATGCGGGCAAGCCGATCGCCGCAGGTGCCATGCCTGCGGCGGTGCCCCATGCAGAAGGCGGTAGGGAGTCTGCCGCCTCCCCGCTGCTTGAGGTCGATTCGCTAACATTTGCCTATCCCGGGGGCCGGGAGGCGCTGTGTGATATCCATGCGAACATTTACCCCGGCGACTGGGTGCTGTTAACGGGGGAGAACGGCTCCGGCAAAACAACCCTCAGCCGTCTGATCATGGGGCTGCTGCCCGCTCCGGCAGGCAGTATACGCTGGCAAGGGGAAGATACGAAGGGAATGGCCGTCTACCGCAGAGCCGAGATGATCGGTTATGTGTTCCAGCAGCCGGAATATATGTTTACCGCCCCGAATGTATGGGAGGAGCTGATCTACAGTCTTCATGGAGGGCTGCCCATGAAGAAGCGTCCGGAGCTGTCTGCCAGCCAACAGCAACGAGCGAGGTTCCTGTTGGAGAAGGCGGGACTTGCGGATCGGCTTCAGATGTCACCCTACCTGCTCAGTCAGGGTGAGAAGCGCCTCTTAAGCATCATCAGCCAATTGATGCTGGAGAGGTCGCTGTACATCCTGGACGAGCCGACCTCCGGGATGGACTATGCCGCCATCGATAAGGTGATCGAGCTGTGTCATTTTGTCATTGGGGAAGGCTCGGCCATATTGATGATCACTCACGATCCAGAACTCATGAAGAAACATGCTACATCGTTCATTCATCTGAAGAGCGGGAAAAAGTGACTGTGCAACCTTCAAGGTAACCTTTATAATAGAAATATTACATGATATGAAAGCGCTCCTGGTATCGGGAGGCGCTTTTTATGCTGTTGGCCCCGGTTGCACCTTATTTTTCTCTATTAAGGATACATGCCAGAAACCTGTTGCAGCAGGTCTGGGATTATGCCGGGGCTGTCTAGAGTAAAGGGGACGAAGGAACGTGGGTGTATTAAAACAAGACAAACGCGGTTATATCTTGGTTGGTATTCTGTTATCCACCTTTATGGCTGCAATCGAGGGAACGGTTGTCGGTCCGGCAGGTCCGGCGATTATCAGCAGCTTCGGCAGCGTGAGTCTGATGAGCTGGATCTTTACGGCCTATCTGCTGACGATGGCTGTGACGACGCCGATCTTCGGTAAAATAAGCGATTTATATGGACGCAAGCCCGTATTTTTATACGGCTCGCTGATCTTTCTCGTAGGCTCATTACTGTGCGGCCTGTCGCAGAACATGACGCAGCTGATCATATTCAGGGCGATTCAAGGGATCGGGGCGGGCGCCGTCATTCCGGTGACCTTCACGATTGTAGGAGATATTTACAATCTGGAGGAGCGCGGTAAAATTCAGGGGATGATCAGCTCCGTATGGGGAATCTCCTCTCTGATCGGCCCGCTGCTTGGCGGTTATTTTGTCGATTACCTGTCCTGGCACTGGATCTTTGTCTTTAATGTACCGTTTGCGCTGTTATCGATATGGCTGATTTTCCGTTATTTCAAAGAGGAACGCACCACCCGCGAGGTGTCGATCGATTACGGGGGAGCGGCTCTGTTTACCGTTGGGATGACAGCGCTGCTATTTGCGCTCGCGGTAGGAGGCGGAGAGACCTATTCCTGGACTTCTCCATTCATGCTCAGTCTGATCATCGGTTCCGTGGTGCTGCTGCTTGCGTTCCTGGTAGTGGAGAGCAAGGTGAAGGAGCCGATGCTGCCGCTGCATCTGTTCAAGATCAGGGATATTACGGTATCGACGGTGGCCAACATTCTGGTCAGCGCGCTTATCATCGGGTTGACCACGTATTTGCCGCTGTGGATTCAAGGCGTTCGAGGCGGCAACGCGACCTTGTCGGGACTGACATTGGCCCCGATGTCGATCGGATGGCTCATCGGTTCGATTATCAGCGGCCGTTTGATCGTTAAATCCGGCTCCCGGAAAACGGCGATTATCGGCGTCGTATTCCTAATGATCGGAGCGGTGGGGTTGGCTTATATGCATAAGGATACAGCGCTGGGCGTGCTGCTGGTCTTTACTTTCATTTATGGCGTCGGCTTCGGTTATATCTCCACCTTGTTTCAGATCATCGCGCAATCCTCGGTGGGTTATCAGGTTCGGGGAGCGTCCACGGCGCTGAACTCCTTCATTCGGACGTTCGGTCAGACCGTGGGCGTAGCGGTGTTCGGATTATGGGTCAACGCGGGAATTGCGGGCAGACTTGCGGCGGAGCCGGATGCTGCAGGCATTACCAGCGACGACATTAACAAATTGCTCTCTCCGCATGGAATGGCTGAACTGCCTGAAGGGTCAGGTGGTCTGCTGAGCGGAATTCTGGAGGGCAGTCTGAATTCGCTGTTTGTGGTGATGGCCGTAATGGCCGTGATCTGTTTGTTTATCGTGGCCGCCTTCCGCAATGCCCCTCCTGAACCGGAGGCGGAAACGGAAGAGGCGCAGACTTCAATGAAATGATAGATAGACTCTTATTAATAAGAAGAACCCTGATTCCGAGAAGGAGGAAGGGTTCTTCTCTTTGTTTTTTCAGCCTTGCTGGCGTACGATTTGCACCTGTTCCGCATGTTTGCCCATTTTACTCAGAAGCCCAATCAGTTGATACTTCTCTTCCTCATCCAATCCACCCAGGGCATGCTGGATGTGACGTTCATGCAGGGGGTAAAGCTTCTGCATCAATTGTTCTCCGGGCGGAGTCAGCTCTGCGTAAATCACTCTTCTGTCCTCGGGACAGGGCTTGCGGCGTACATATCCTTTTTCGACGAGCTTATCAACCACATAGGTTACGTTTCCGCTCTGCAGGAGCAGCTGTGCC
Above is a window of Paenibacillus sp. FSL K6-1330 DNA encoding:
- a CDS encoding GNAT family protein, producing MYVCEGIIPEINGGRIRLRRMEADDAEAMLRCWSDPKTSAFLDLPAMHSAEDAKALIHWLHLLAEQDEAIRWGIEVIDTGQLIGSCGFNIWQLEGAFKGEFGCELTSAYWGQGFMSEAAEMVAAFGYTSMGLNRIEAFVDPRNERACRWFTGIGYTREGLLRDYRHTPSGYVDAVVFSRLRKDCR
- a CDS encoding energy-coupling factor transporter transmembrane component T, whose protein sequence is MLIQYEKGNALLHRYDPLSKLVILFCTAVIAMLLDQAWQQAVFLLLCIGQARLAGRVSGKRLLGGIRLIAMVAVPYFILTSLTVKGETVWLQWGPISLTVEALNAAGAMTLRMFTLFLTSMAYILTTDPRELVAELTRRLRIPYRFAFGISAALTFIPLLEEEGTHILAAQQVRGHRPPRGLGNRVRYGLKFVSAVLLNALRRVQQTAGAMESKGFGAYPDRTYRTEVNIPSWAVISAVMYILATVFVWWIV
- a CDS encoding ECF transporter S component, encoding MAMLAAVNAVLTVYIGPVNKLLNSLGGPIATSTTTGIYMVYGLLAYYIIRKPGTAVVTFAIGGTIQALTGTVYGIASCFVAAGCYMIVAETIFAIYRHKKWSAGVLMLVGGAMVPLWFLFAANMFGYTSWPLEVLGIALVVRILSGVLLCGLLTKVLGEALVKTGLLRRFAVAVKG
- a CDS encoding ABC transporter ATP-binding protein; translated protein: MSGTTVTCRELGFIYDGEERPVIQDLHLEIEQNGWVAILGASGSGKSTLCQLLCGLLPRSGGGTRTGEVLLDGIDPAAAPIADVAEAVGVLFQDPDAQLVQGIVEDEAAFGPENMRVSPAEIEERVVRSLTAVELLERRMDPVRSLSGGQRQRTAIAAVLALRPRLFVFDDACASLDAAAQANFLQLCHKLQAEGRTLVTASGRFDDVARAAQRVIVLDGGTVVLDGPPEELLHRCGEQLVQLGLLPRPAGEAAGASAGDKPVPAATPPQLAARHAGKPIAAGAMPAAVPHAEGGRESAASPLLEVDSLTFAYPGGREALCDIHANIYPGDWVLLTGENGSGKTTLSRLIMGLLPAPAGSIRWQGEDTKGMAVYRRAEMIGYVFQQPEYMFTAPNVWEELIYSLHGGLPMKKRPELSASQQQRARFLLEKAGLADRLQMSPYLLSQGEKRLLSIISQLMLERSLYILDEPTSGMDYAAIDKVIELCHFVIGEGSAILMITHDPELMKKHATSFIHLKSGKK
- a CDS encoding MDR family MFS transporter encodes the protein MGVLKQDKRGYILVGILLSTFMAAIEGTVVGPAGPAIISSFGSVSLMSWIFTAYLLTMAVTTPIFGKISDLYGRKPVFLYGSLIFLVGSLLCGLSQNMTQLIIFRAIQGIGAGAVIPVTFTIVGDIYNLEERGKIQGMISSVWGISSLIGPLLGGYFVDYLSWHWIFVFNVPFALLSIWLIFRYFKEERTTREVSIDYGGAALFTVGMTALLFALAVGGGETYSWTSPFMLSLIIGSVVLLLAFLVVESKVKEPMLPLHLFKIRDITVSTVANILVSALIIGLTTYLPLWIQGVRGGNATLSGLTLAPMSIGWLIGSIISGRLIVKSGSRKTAIIGVVFLMIGAVGLAYMHKDTALGVLLVFTFIYGVGFGYISTLFQIIAQSSVGYQVRGASTALNSFIRTFGQTVGVAVFGLWVNAGIAGRLAAEPDAAGITSDDINKLLSPHGMAELPEGSGGLLSGILEGSLNSLFVVMAVMAVICLFIVAAFRNAPPEPEAETEEAQTSMK
- a CDS encoding MarR family transcriptional regulator translates to MKVSHERDTQLAMHLYRVFAKSFKSVNEHVVNGSKIEGFNPTSFAVMEVLFYKGRQPIQQIGAQLLLQSGNVTYVVDKLVEKGYVRRKPCPEDRRVIYAELTPPGEQLMQKLYPLHERHIQHALGGLDEEEKYQLIGLLSKMGKHAEQVQIVRQQG